The Thermoleophilia bacterium nucleotide sequence TTGCCGCGCGTGACGAGCGGGGCCGCCTGCGGACCGGCGTTGCCGACGTAGAGGAACGCCGGCAGCAGGCCGCCGTCGGCGTCGCGCAGCGGGAAGTACCGTTGGTGACTCTGCATGGCGGTCACAAGCACCGAGTCCGGGAGCCGCAAGTGTAGTTCCGCGAAACCGCCCGTCGCAACAGTCGGCCATTCCGTGAGATAGACGGCTTCCGAGAGCACGTCACCCGGATCTGACCACGTGCCGCCGGCGGCCGCAGCAGCCGCGTCGAGTCCTGCGACGATGCGCTGCCGCCGATCGTGCTGCGACGCAATCACGGACTGCTCGGCGAGCAAGGAGACGTAGTTCTCGGCGTGATCGATGACCACCGGAGCGCCCAGCACCCGGTGACCTTGTGAGAGATCGCCGATCGGCAGGTCATAGAAGGTGCCGCCGATCGTGTCGCCGTCGAACTTGCAGACGAGCCAGCGGATGGGGCGCGAGAAGCGAAGGAAATCGTCGGCGCCCTCCGGCCGCCGCCCCCAACGCATGCCGCGCGGAATCTGAAGACTCGTGATGAGCCGTCCCACGAGATCGGGGAGCACTTCGGCGGTCGGGCGCCGCGACGCCTCAACGCGCACGACGGCGAACTCGGTGCCGTCGACAACTTCACGCCGCACGTCTCCCGGAGCCGCGCCACGAGAGCGTGCAAAGCCTTCGCCGGCCTTCGTGAGCTGACCGTCCGGCCCGAAAGCGACCTCGGCCTTCGGACCCCGAAACTCGTCGACTTTCGCCGTCTGCTCTTCAGGAACACCGCGGACCTGCACGGCGATGCGCCGCGGCGACACGTAGACGGCGAGATCGGGCGCAGACGCGGAGAGAAGGCGGTTCTCCGTCAGCAGTTTCGCAACGACGCCCGGATCCTCGGCCGTCCCCTCGAGCTGGCGAATGACCGACTCACACACTTTGTAGGGCAGCTCTTCGCAGCCCACTTCGATGAGGAGCGTGCTCATCGACCCGCCTCCTCGCCGGCATCGGTCGCGCCGTCGTCGGCTTCGCGTTCGGCAGCCACCTCAAGGTACATGTCGGCGGTCTTGCGCGCCAGGTCGCGGACGCGGCCGATGTGCATGGTGCGGTCGGTCACGCTGATGACGCCGCGTGCATCGAGCATGTTGAAGGCGTGACTACACTTCAACACGTGATCGTAGGCGGGCAGCGGCAGCCGAGCCTGCAGACAGCGCTCGGCCTCGGCCTCGTACTCGCGGAAGTGGCGATACAGCATCTCGGTGTCGGCGACCTCGAAGTTGTAGTGGCTGAACTGGCGCTCGTTCTCCTGATACACGTCGCCGTACGTGATGGTCACGGTCTTGCCGTCTTCTTCCCACTGCGACCAGACGAGGTCGAAGACGTTGTCGACGCCCTGCAGATACATCACCAGACGCTCGAGACCGTACGTGAGCTCAACCGTGATGGGATCGAGGTCGAAACCGCCGAGCTGCTGGAAGTACGTGAACTGTGTCGCCTCCATGCCGTCGATCCAGACCTCCCAGCCCAAACCCCAGGCACCCAGCGTCGGTCCCTCCCAGTTGTCTTCGACGAAGCGCACGTCGTGCTCGCGAAGATCGATCCCGAGCGCCACCAACGACTGCAGGTAGAGATCTTGGATGTTCGGCGGCGACGGCTTGATCACGACTTGGTACTGGTAATAGTGGCCGAGTCGATAGGGATTCTCGCCGTATCGTCCGTCCGCCGGTCGCATGCAGGGCTCGACGTATGCCGCTCTCCAGGGCTTTGCGTCGAGACAGCGCAGAAACGTTGCGGGATTGAACGTGCCGGCGCCGACCTCCGTGTGGTACGGCTGTACGACGACGCACCCCTGCTCTTCCCAAAAAGCCTGCAAACGACGGATGGCCGACTGGAACGTGGACGTGTATTTGCGGGCGTCCTCCCCGCCTGCGTGCGCGCTCATGATCCTCCCGGGTAAGGGCGCCGATTCTAGCAGGGCAACGACCGGCGCCACAACGCTCGCGCCGCTCGCCGGCGCCGGCAGTGAGGTCAAGTGGTCGGTGTATCCTAAGATCGCGTTCGGACATCGACTGGAGAACTGCTGTGCCTCGCTTCGCTCGCGCCCACCTGCCAACTCAGGCTAATCTCGAGCAACTGCGAGAACGGGCGGTCGCCTTCGCCCAACACTCGCCGCGCGCGGCCGCCACCTGGAAGCAGTGGCGCATGGCGCGCGAACACGTCGAGTGGCAGGCGCGATTCCGCGGCCAGCGACACTCCCGCTTCCTCGTGCCCAGACGTGTCGTCTACGTCGCCCCGGAGCGGATTGTGGCCATCGCTCGAGGAGACTTCGCCCCGAGCGACCACTCGTGCCCAACCGAGATCTCGGGCGATTGGGATCTGCACCTGACACCCGCCGACAACGACGACTTCTACGACGACCTGCGACTCGTCGCCGACGGCGGTTCCTGGAAGGAGACGCGCGTCTACAGACGCGCGCTGACGGCCATCGCGGACGAGGGGCTCTGGAACGGTGAGTACTTCTCGGCAGAAGAGGTGGATGAGTACTTCTGCGCACCATACGACAACCTTCTGGCGTCCATGCGCCGCTACGGCTACTTGGCCCAACGCGACCTGGCGGCCGCGATCCCGCGCTGGTATCGCCCACTCCACGCCGACGAGGTGACCCTGGCGATTGGCCGCGACGGCGCGCTCTTCGTCCGCGAAGGCCGGCATCGCGTGGCGTGTGCCGCCGTGCTCGGCATCCCCGCCATCCCGGCGCGAGTGTTCTTCCGTCACTCAGACTGGATGGCGACCCGCGAGCTCGCCGAGGCATACGCGCAGCAACTCGGCGGCATGGCGCCGCAACCCACACTGCACCCGGATCTCGACAACATTCCGGCCCCACCGAGCTGTGACGCCGTACTCGCCGCAACCTGCGCCGCCCTGCGCAGCGCCGGCGGCGCTCTCGTCGATCTCACACCGAGTTGGGGCTACTACTGTCGGCGGCTTGAAGACATTGGATTCCCGAGCACGGCGCTCGCCAGTAACGGCGAGTCGGACGAGTTCCTGCACGCCCTGCGGGTGACACAGGCAGCGACCTTCGCGACCGCGCGTGCACACGACGCTGCCGCGCACCCTGCCTTCGCGGTGGGAGTAGCGCTCGACCCCGCGTACTTGGGACTCGGCGCCGAGCGACGACTGCTCGACCTTCTGTCAACAGTGGCGCTTGACGAACTCGTGCTCGCCGTCCCGGCAGCCTCCGCGGAGGCGTGGGACTTAGCAGCCGTGGCGCGCGCCGGTCACTTCACGACACGCGTCGAACTGCCGGCGCCGGCCGGCGCTACGCGACTGCACCACTTCGTACGCTAGACCGCGAAGGTTACCCGTCCGGCCCCAGTGCCCGCGGCGCCGTGTACTGGTGGTCGGCGGCGCGGGCAAAGTGCAGCGCCCGCAAACGTGTTCCGGTGTGGTACTGGTAGAGATTGTGAAGATGACGCAGCCCCTCGGCGGCAGCGGGCTGCGGCTCCACCGTTGCCAGTTCCGAGAGCGGCCGCTCGAGCACCTCACGCATCAAGACGACGGCGGCCGCAGTCACGGGCACGGCATCGCCAAGGCAGTCGCGACAGACGAGGCCGCCCTGGGCGGCAGAGAAGCCGAGGCCGCGCTCGCCACCCCCACAAGCAGCGCAGTGTTCGAGAATCGGCATGTAGCCGGCGGCGTAGAGCAGCTTGAGCAGGACGCCGAGAAGCAGAGGCGCCTCCAGGGCCGACCCGGCGAAGCCGCGATCGATCGTCGTCAGCGCATTGCGCAGGAGAGCGAAGACGCGTTCCTCCGGCTCATGCATCGCCACCAGCCCGGCAACGGCCTCACAAGCGACGGAGGCTGCGATAAGGCAGTCACGGTCGCTCAAGAGCCGCGGAAACACGTCCACGGTCTGAGCCTGCGTAACGGTATACAGAGAACGGCCGTGGTGGAGCACCAGGTCACACACGTTGAACGGCTCCAGACGGCCACCCCACCTGGAGTTGGTCTTGCGCACACCCTTGACGACCGCATCCACGCGCCCCAGCTCGCGCGTATAGAGACGCAGGATACGATCGGCCTCGCCCAGCGGACGCGACGCGAGCACGACGACGCGCGCCTTCACCTGGGGAGGCACTAGGCCTCCCCACATGGAGACTCGGCACTCGGTTCCTGGGCGCGAGAAGACATGGAGGACGAGCCTGCATCGACACGACGTGCGAACACAACGCGGGCCAATCCGCCGAGATCGTTTCGTCGCTGCACGGCCGGGAACCGACCTGTGGCGGAGAACAGCGCGGCCACCGCGTCCGCCTCGCCCCAGCCGACTTCCACCGCGAGACCGCCGCCGGGACGCAGGCGGGCGGCGGCAGCCGGAATCAGAAGCCTGTAGACGTCGAGGCCGTCGCCGCCGCCGTACAGGGCGAGGCGCGGCTCGTAGTCGCGCACGTTCGGCTCGAGAGCGTCGTACTCCGCCGCCGGGATGTACGGTGGATTGCTGACGATCACATCGAAGCGTCGGTCAGACGGAAGGGCCGCAAACAGATCGCTGCGCATGAAGCTGACGCGTGCGGTGAGGCCGTGGTGGGCCGCGTTGCGGCGGGCCACGGCCAGCGCCTCCTCGTCGACGTCGACCGCGAGCACGCGTACGGTCGGATTCTCGGCCGCCAGCGCCAGAGCCACACAGCCGGAGCCGGTCCCGACATCAAGTATCTGCGGCTCCGGCACCGCCGAGTCGGTTGTCGCAGCGACAAACTCGAGCGCGACATCGACCAGCGTCTCCGTCTCTGGCCTGGGGATGAGCACCGCCGGCGTCACCTCGAGATCCAGCGTACGGAAGGTGCGCACTCCGCGAATGTAGGCGACGGGCTCATGCGCCTCACGACGTCGCAGATACCCCTCGAAACGCACGGCCTGCTCGACACCGAGCTCCACTTCAGGCGCCCGAAAGAGCGCCGTGCGATCGACGCCCAGTGCCGTCGCCAGCAGGAGTTCGGCGTCCAAACGCGGTGAACGCGAACCGCCGGCGCGGAGACGCTGCGCCGCAGCGCGCAACGACTCGGCGACGTTCAGTGCCTCACCCTCCCCCCGCGGCGGCGAGCTGCTTGCGCCGGTCCTCCGCCGCCAATGCCTCGGTGAATTCGTCAAGCTCGCCCTCGAGCACCTCGGCCAAGCGGTGGCTGGTAAGGCCGATGCGATGATCGCTGACGCGGTTCTGCTGGAAGTTGTAGGTGCGGATCTTCTGCGACCGATCGCCGCTGCCGACCATACTGCGCCGCGCCGACGCCTGTTCCGCGTCTTGCCGCTCGCGCTCGGCCTCGTAGAGGCGCGCCCTGAGAATCCGGAGGGCGCGCTCCTTGTTCTGCAGTTGGCTCTTCTCATCCTGACAGCTCACCACGAGCCCGGTCGGTAGATGCGTCACGCGAACGGCCGAATCGGTGGTGTTGACGCTCTGCCCTCCCGGTCCACGCGCCCGGAACACGTCGATCTGGAGATCGTTTGGGTGAATCTCGATCTCGATTTCCTCCGCCTCGGGCAGCACCGCGACCGTGGCGGTCGACGTGTGGATGCGGCCCGCGGCCTCCGTGGCCGGGACCCGCTGGACGCGGTGCACGCCGCTCTCGTACTTGAGCGTCGAATACGCGCCTTGGCCGCGCACCTCGAGAGTGATCTCTTTGTAGCCGCCGTCGTCGTTCTCGTTGGCGCTCAGCATCTCGACCGCAAAGCCCTTGGCCTGGGCGTAGCGTGTGTACATGCGCGTCAGGTCGGCGGCGAACAGCGACGCCTCGTCGCCCCCGGTGCCGGCGCGAATCTCGATGATCACGTCCTTGGCGTCGTTGGGATCACGCGTCACCATGCGCACGCGAATCTCCTCACTCAGTTCGTCGAGGGCGTGACGTCCCACGACCAGCTCTTCTTGAGCGAAGGCGCGCATCTCCGCGTCCGTCGACGTATCACCGAGAAGGGCTTCGGCATCGGTGACCGTCTGCTGCGCCTCACGATACCGGCGCGTGAGTTCGTACGCCGGCTGCAGTTCGGCGTGCTTGCGCGCCGCATCGGCGAAGCGCCCGCGGTCGGCGAGAAGTTCGGGATCGGCAAGCTGCGCGTTGAGGTCGTGGAACGAGCGCTCGATTTCTTCGATGAGGTTCTCGATAGCGGCCATGGACAGAGTCTACGCCATGACCTCGACGCCCTTCTCCGGCGGCTTGTCCTGTGGCTCGAGCTCGATGATCTTCTCCAGAGCCGCGATCGCTACCTCGACCTGGGCTCTGTCTGGCTTGCGAGTCGTGAGCCACTGCAGAGCCAACCCGGGCGCCATGATCGCGCGCACGACGGCACTGCCCTCGTGGCGCCCGGCAAACTTGATGATCTCGTAGCTGATGCCGGCGATGAGCGGCACGAGCACAATGCGACTGAGGATCAGGAGATACCAGGCCGGCCACTGCACGATGGCGAAGACGAGGATACTCACGACCATCACGACGAGGAGAAACGAGGTACCGCAACGCAGATGCAGCGTCGTGTACTTCTGAACGTTCTCGGGGATGAGTTCCTCGTCGTGCTCGAGCGCGTGGATGCTCATGTGCTCGGCACCGTGGTACTCGAAGACGCGGCGAAGGTCCCTGAGCTGAGTAACGGCGACGATGTAGCCGACGAAGATGACCACACGGACGAGGCCCTCAACGAGCCAGAAGACCATGCCGTCGCCGATGTGCGACTTGAGCAGACCGGTGAGAAAGAGCGGGAGGAGGAAGAAGAGCCCGATCGCCGCCGAAATGGCGATGACGAGCGTTATCCCCATCTCCTTCTTCGTGAACTCGGCTTCCTCTTCGCCGAGAGACTCGTTCGCCGAGATCGACAGTGCGCGCATGCCTAGGACCAGCGACTCGCCGAGCGCGGCGACACCGCGTATCACCGGGAGCTTGAGAATCGGATACGCCTTCATCCAGCTCACAAGAGGGAAGGCATGCAGCGCGATCGTGTCGTCGGGTCGCCGCACGGCAACGGACCAGTTGCTGACGCCGCGCATCATGACGCCCTCGAGTACCGCTTGGCCGCCGACCTGAGCGCGGCGCGCCTCGAGCAGCGAGACGGCCAGCAGAGGGAGTAGTGCGAGGCCTCTCACCCTGCAACCGTGACGGGAGTGTCGACGTCTTGCGGGCGATACGGCCGGCCGCACGTCATCTTGCCCTCGCCACACTCGCCGTACAGGCAATTTGGCCCGGTGCCCTCGAACAAGCCGGGCGACACCGCGCGAACCATGCTGCGCATGCGCCACGCGAGGTCGTTGATCTCCCACTGAGCACGCCGGCAGCAGCGCACCTGGAAGAAGTGACGGAGCTCGCGCGCGTTCATCGTCACCACGATCTTGGTCTCGGCGGCGTTGGGCAGAACAAACCGCGCGTCTTCCTGAACACTCTCGCGCGTGCGACCTTCGGCAAGGCCGAGCTCGACCAGCTTGTCGTACGCGCCGCGCGCCTGCTCCATGGCCGCCAGGAAGACTCTCTCGGCCTCCGGATTGGCGCCGATACTCGGCGGCACGACGAAACTGTCGCGCTGCCCGAAGTTCACGTATCGCTGTGACTGCTGGTTGTAGCTCGCGAGACGGTGGCGCACGATCTGGTGCGTGCAGGCTCGACTCACGCCGTCGATGGCGAAGGTGAACGACGCGTGCTCAAGGGCGGAGTGGTGCCCGGAGCGCACCAGGATACGCACGAGCTTGGCGACGTCCGCGTCGCTCATCTCCTGCTGAAGCTCGGCCGCCGACACCGGTGCATAGCAGAGCCGGCCGGCGATGGCGACCGCCCGATCCGGGTCTGGAGTGTACTGCAGGAGCGTGACGCTGAGGCG carries:
- a CDS encoding glycine--tRNA ligase subunit alpha, which encodes MSAHAGGEDARKYTSTFQSAIRRLQAFWEEQGCVVVQPYHTEVGAGTFNPATFLRCLDAKPWRAAYVEPCMRPADGRYGENPYRLGHYYQYQVVIKPSPPNIQDLYLQSLVALGIDLREHDVRFVEDNWEGPTLGAWGLGWEVWIDGMEATQFTYFQQLGGFDLDPITVELTYGLERLVMYLQGVDNVFDLVWSQWEEDGKTVTITYGDVYQENERQFSHYNFEVADTEMLYRHFREYEAEAERCLQARLPLPAYDHVLKCSHAFNMLDARGVISVTDRTMHIGRVRDLARKTADMYLEVAAEREADDGATDAGEEAGR
- the recO gene encoding DNA repair protein RecO produces the protein MPPQVKARVVVLASRPLGEADRILRLYTRELGRVDAVVKGVRKTNSRWGGRLEPFNVCDLVLHHGRSLYTVTQAQTVDVFPRLLSDRDCLIAASVACEAVAGLVAMHEPEERVFALLRNALTTIDRGFAGSALEAPLLLGVLLKLLYAAGYMPILEHCAACGGGERGLGFSAAQGGLVCRDCLGDAVPVTAAAVVLMREVLERPLSELATVEPQPAAAEGLRHLHNLYQYHTGTRLRALHFARAADHQYTAPRALGPDG
- the prmC gene encoding peptide chain release factor N(5)-glutamine methyltransferase gives rise to the protein MTNSPRHWRRRTGASSSPPRGEGEALNVAESLRAAAQRLRAGGSRSPRLDAELLLATALGVDRTALFRAPEVELGVEQAVRFEGYLRRREAHEPVAYIRGVRTFRTLDLEVTPAVLIPRPETETLVDVALEFVAATTDSAVPEPQILDVGTGSGCVALALAAENPTVRVLAVDVDEEALAVARRNAAHHGLTARVSFMRSDLFAALPSDRRFDVIVSNPPYIPAAEYDALEPNVRDYEPRLALYGGGDGLDVYRLLIPAAAARLRPGGGLAVEVGWGEADAVAALFSATGRFPAVQRRNDLGGLARVVFARRVDAGSSSMSSRAQEPSAESPCGEA
- the prfA gene encoding peptide chain release factor 1, yielding MAAIENLIEEIERSFHDLNAQLADPELLADRGRFADAARKHAELQPAYELTRRYREAQQTVTDAEALLGDTSTDAEMRAFAQEELVVGRHALDELSEEIRVRMVTRDPNDAKDVIIEIRAGTGGDEASLFAADLTRMYTRYAQAKGFAVEMLSANENDDGGYKEITLEVRGQGAYSTLKYESGVHRVQRVPATEAAGRIHTSTATVAVLPEAEEIEIEIHPNDLQIDVFRARGPGGQSVNTTDSAVRVTHLPTGLVVSCQDEKSQLQNKERALRILRARLYEAERERQDAEQASARRSMVGSGDRSQKIRTYNFQQNRVSDHRIGLTSHRLAEVLEGELDEFTEALAAEDRRKQLAAAGGG
- a CDS encoding DUF1385 domain-containing protein; this encodes MRGLALLPLLAVSLLEARRAQVGGQAVLEGVMMRGVSNWSVAVRRPDDTIALHAFPLVSWMKAYPILKLPVIRGVAALGESLVLGMRALSISANESLGEEEAEFTKKEMGITLVIAISAAIGLFFLLPLFLTGLLKSHIGDGMVFWLVEGLVRVVIFVGYIVAVTQLRDLRRVFEYHGAEHMSIHALEHDEELIPENVQKYTTLHLRCGTSFLLVVMVVSILVFAIVQWPAWYLLILSRIVLVPLIAGISYEIIKFAGRHEGSAVVRAIMAPGLALQWLTTRKPDRAQVEVAIAALEKIIELEPQDKPPEKGVEVMA
- the thyX gene encoding FAD-dependent thymidylate synthase — protein: MSARLSVTLLQYTPDPDRAVAIAGRLCYAPVSAAELQQEMSDADVAKLVRILVRSGHHSALEHASFTFAIDGVSRACTHQIVRHRLASYNQQSQRYVNFGQRDSFVVPPSIGANPEAERVFLAAMEQARGAYDKLVELGLAEGRTRESVQEDARFVLPNAAETKIVVTMNARELRHFFQVRCCRRAQWEINDLAWRMRSMVRAVSPGLFEGTGPNCLYGECGEGKMTCGRPYRPQDVDTPVTVAG